One region of Eupeodes corollae chromosome 1, idEupCoro1.1, whole genome shotgun sequence genomic DNA includes:
- the LOC129943526 gene encoding proteasome-associated protein ECM29 homolog: protein MSSTAAEEIELLERVLLRLGVADTDEKLEATVGRFLTPVIIKITSPHDNVRLKVVEVLTHIKRRVTSRPLVQIPVESLLDQYKASGESPFLQNFAIIFITMGYPRLPIKKQTELAAKLIACEDKLENYQDKLFMLLLPLLGDIKIPEDPAKRKDLLAIDDKPAIKKSFLGLLQDVLLVPYGSTNDVIPAGLSASSFKRINANNWKAEELEKIKQGIVRFICSGIFSDLEIFILLVIASSDTRFSVATPAIAELSKVCTMLDFTDGHVTAPLYTLFSGNNSPNPDRKTTPCCARVRQKLLQYLIKARGKGINTPKGIQVIFEGLFGEFTNQKCRVLALQFCEILIKEGPIEIVSKVAKVILTGLSKLIGREADEPVDVQNAAYSALAQLSRTCPNVINQDLKIVLSYFNHLANAQPELHSSIREALISMAPAFAYNSTMETDNSKDDYQLDSQQHLLLAMLADNAESKLNIVQNVTSIFLTTCFPEHFAPARFLLLLIAGERNSLRETVTSYLYGVSKKDQVNYNYLSSIDFPEGTVDDFNKLSSEQRRVVIPGFKPMMRHVADVAKKRLAKNTQCVVVGRTKLAFNLNVYEEILDYLRVCLWYSAGVKGGPGDEKNTMQLKNYIMKNFAESEENEIHQYLQLVQKSVEAKRSEGSLLCLYDLLNAAPEILAKPQMHLMESLANSLKDVSETTRLHVAQVYGILLAYGTDQKEFDSQISEILAGLPQKSLENRHGWLLVLGHAYSRRIESISKVEEKKQFSKAPQFIGSVKVLVKMLCETQPLLVSAAIKGISMIGRTVEIPNFDVEIPIQKDDENDDAMDEDKTASVSTKFIIFGVIFGLLRSSSVRAKIREDACRCLGSLAIGDGLHFTTKNLDKFLSLVKVQKDAALNIAISEAIVSTINGYDPSCGPPSVGFVNTHCDDKAFEKFLNSLVKIVTDPNPNSRQASAVWLLAVVKHCSSRPSVLAKKQLLQFAFTELLSDDSEFVQDVASRGLGLVYSLSDSNSQNDLANSLLDQLIGGKKKVNQVAEDTELFAEGMLGKTPTGGNITTYKELCSLASDLNQPEMIYQFMQLANHNATWTSKLGAAFGLKSISKDAKTKMQPYLGKIIPRLYRYKYDPTPKIQNSMISIWDSIVADSKSVVEEYYWEIMREILDNLTFNEWRVRIACCLAVRDLIRRPNGLRLRTEEAATARKKTDAMEVDNEVPEPELKELWSQLFRVMDDIHEGTRLAAQGTVSTLSKICVKASSSDHGKSGLAVASSILPLLLETGVGHTVADIRKVSIQTISEMIESSGSLITPHLPSLIPCLLKATGELESSKLSYLSTRLGAEAEAQEAVDSIRAEAAKSHHTTETTAKCIRHVDYAALEKMTPEILELIKTSMNLGTKIACAHFVCLVSIRLGKEMTPLVGKYLGACFTGLKDRNATVRKYYASALGHLMGIAKEQSIKNLFVKLDELYTENPSNRSIALTIQSINKRHHELLKDYTESTIPLIFYAMHEESNEENKSNIELWKDLWNEVSPGDAGIRLNLNVIIPKLEKSLEDPSWLRKAQSANAINTIAKRLNTTLEDAERLRLINLLLGALQGRTFQGKERLLQALAGLCKGLDKNHEICSKIIDAALKECKKEEPQYRTMVLCSLGDILEELEADRFEEVYNMIWYLLDKKDLKSDEDDDMGELNADQRNKRANLFNKLKETVCETLGKSWPKNSETTQAKYQVQFAERCSQCLKDNTRPVQVSLMIAMTKFVERLKVLEAETDENKEKKLKVDSSNDSIKEKICTDVLGAVTYASGLPHTGLKKESLNIVLVLIKKLSEAHDERNLALVKKIFDESLQRFEKDSAPEVRCRIKDIEEKLSKIKS from the exons atgtcatcaACAGCTGCAGAAGAAATTG aACTCCTAGAACGCGTATTATTGCGTCTGGGTGTTGCTGATACCGATGAGAAACTTGAGGCAACTGTTGGCCGGTTCCTGACACCGGTCATCATCAAGATAACCTCTCCCCATGACAATGTCCGATTGAAG GTCGTTGAAGTGCTTACGCACATAAAGAGGCGTGTAACTTCCCGACCTCTGGTCCAAATCCCGGTGGAATCGCTGCTGGATCAGTACAAGGCTTCGGGTGAGTCACCATTTCTACAGAATTTCGCCATAATCTTCATTACCATGGGATACCCGAGGCTCCCGATTAAGAAACAAACCGAATTGGCAGCCAAGTTGATTGCCTGCGAAGACAAATTGGAAAACTATCAGGATAA ATTGTTCATGTTGCTATTGCCATTGCTGGGGGACATAAAGATTCCTGAGGATCCAGCTAAAAGGAAAGACCTGCTCGCCATCGATGATAAGCCCGCCATCAAGAAGAGCTTCTTGGGACTGCTTCAGGATGTTCTCCTGGTTCCTTATGG ATCAACTAACGACGTCATCCCGGCTGGACTCAGTGCAAGTTCCTTTAAACGCATCAACGCCAACAATTGGAAGGCCGAGGAACTAGAAAAG ATAAAACAAGGAATAGTCCGTTTCATTTGCTCTGGAATCTTTTCCGACTTGGAGATCTTCATTCTCCTCGTCATAGCTTCATCCGATACCCGATTCAGTGTAGCCACTCCGGCAATTGCTGAACTGAGCAAAGTCTGCACCATGCTCGACTTCACCGATGGCCATGTCACAGCTCCCTTGTACACACTCTTCTCGGGCAACAACTCCCCGAATCCCGATCGCAAGACAACTCCCTGCTGTGCTCGTGTCCGTCAAAAACTCCTTCAGTATCTGATCAAGGCCCGTGGCAAGGGAATCAACACTCCCAAAGGGATCCAGGTCATCTTCGAGGGTCTCTTCGGGGAGTTCACCAACCAGAAGTGTCGCGTGTTGGCTCTGCAATTCTGTGAAATCCTCATCAAAGAGGGACCCATCGAGATAGTGTCGAAAGTGGCCAAAGTAATTCTGACTGGTCTATCGAAGCTCATCGGTCGGGAAGCTGACGAACCGGTAGATGTTCAGAATGCCGCCTATTCAGCGCTGGCTCAACTCTCCCGGACCTGTCCGAATGTCATCAATCAGGATTTGAAGATAGTTCTGTCGTATTTCAATCACTTGGCCAATGCACAGCCGGAATTGCATTCCTCGATTAGGGAAGCTTTGATCTCGATGGCTCCGGCGTTTGCCTACAATTCAACCATGGAAACAGACAACAGCAAGGATGACTACCAGCTTGACTCACAGCAACATCTCCTGTTGGCCATGTTGGCGGATAACGCCGAGTCCAAGTTGAACATTGTCCAGAATGTCACGAGTATTTTCTTGACGACTTGTTTCCCGGAGCATTTTGCACCAGCCAGGTTCCTCCTGCTTCTCATTGCTGGAGAGAG GAACTCCTTAAGAGAGACTGTCACATCCTATCTCTATGGAGTGTCCAAAAAAGACCAAGTCAACTACAACTATCTCTCGTCGATTGACTTCCCCGAGGGAACTGTGGATGATTTCAACAAACTTAGCTCCGAACAGAGACGTGTGGTGATTCCCGGATTCAAGCCAATGATGAGACACGTTGCCGATGTCGCCAAGAAGCGTCTAGCCAAGAATACCCAATGCGTCGTGGTTGGAAGAACTAAGTTGGCCTTCAATTTGAATGTCTACGAGGAG ATCCTCGACTACCTGAGAGTCTGTCTCTGGTATTCGGCTGGAGTCAAAGGAGGCCCTGGAGACGAGAAGAACACCATGCAGCTCAAGAACTACATCATGAAGAACTTCGCAGAGAGCGAGGAGAATGAAATCCATCAATACCTGCAATTGGTTCAGAAATCCGTGGAAGCTAAGAGGA GTGAAGGAAGTCTCCTTTGTTTGTATGATCTTCTCAACGCCGCTCCAGAAATTCTCGCAAAACCTCAAATGCATTTAATGGAATCGTTGGCAAATTCCCTCAAAGATGTCTCCGAGACAACGAGGTTACATGTCGCCCAAGTCTATGGGATTCTTTTGGCCTATGGAACCGATCAGAAGGAATTCGACTCCCAGATTTCAGAGATTCTCGCTGGACTTCCCCAGAAATCTCTCGAGAATCGTCATGGTTGGTTGTTGGTTCTGGGGCATGCCTACAGCAGACGTATTGAGTCCATTAGCAAGGTAGAGGAGAAGAAGCAGTTCAGCAAGGCACCACAGTTCATTGGAAGTGTGAAGGTTCTTG taaaaatgctCTGCGAGACTCAGCCACTCTTGGTGTCGGCTGCAATTAAGGGCATCTCGATGATTGGTAGGACCGTCGAAATCCCTAACTTTGATGTCGAGATACCAATCCAGAAAGATGACGAGAATGATGACGCTATGGATGAGGACAAAA CTGCTTCTGTGTCcacaaaattcataattttcggAGTGATCTTTGGCCTCCTGAGGAGCTCCTCGGTGAGAGCTAAGATTCGTGAAGATGCCTGCAGGTGCTTGGGCAGTCTAGCCATCGGCGATGGTCTCCACTTTACCACCAAGAATCTTGATAAGTTCCTTTCTCTGGTCAAGGTTCAGAAAGATGCTGCTCTAAACATCGCAATCTCGGAGGCTATTGTCTCGACAATCAATGGATACGATCCAAGTTGTGGACCACCAAGTGTGGGTTTTGTGAATACACATTGCGACGATAAGGCTTTTGAGAAATTCTTGAATTCTTTGGTCAAGATTGTCACTGATCCAAATCCCAACTCAAGACAG GCGAGCGCTGTGTGGCTCTTGGCTGTGGTGAAGCACTGCAGCAGCCGACCAAGTGTCTTGGCTAAGAAGCAACTCCTTCAGTTTGCCTTTACAGAGCTTCTCTCTGACGACAGTG AATTCGTTCAGGACGTTGCATCTCGAGGTCTGGGTCTGGTGTACTCCCTCTCCGACAGCAACAGCCAAAACGACCTGGCCAACTCCCTTCTCGACCAGCTTATTGGTGGCAAAAAGAAGGTCAACCAAGTGGCCGAGGACACAGAGCTCTTTGCCGAGGGAATGTTGGGAAAAACTCCCACCGGAGGCAACATCACAACCTACAAGGAGCTCTGCAGTCTGGCCTCGGATCTCAATCAACCCGAAATGATTTATCAGTTCATGCAATTGGCCAATCACAATGCCACCTGGACCAGCAAACTGGGAGCCGCATTTGGTCTGAAATCGATCtccaaggatgccaaaactaaaatGCAACCGTATTTGGGAAAAATCATTCCCCGCTTGTATCGCTACAAGTACGATCCGACgccaaaaatccaaaattccATGATCTCCATTTGGGATTCGATTGTTGCTGATTCCAAGTCTGTGGTGGAGGAGTACTATTGGGAGATTATGAGGGAGATTCTGGATAATTTGACGTTCAACGAGTGGAGGGTGAGGATTGCGTGTTGTTTGGCTGTGAGGGATTTGATACGCAGACCGAATGGCTTGAGATTGAGGACAGAGGAGGCAGCAACAGCAAGGAAGAAGACTGATGCTATGGAAGTTG ATAATGAAGTTCCAGAACCTGAGTTAAAAGAACTCTGGTCACAGTTGTTCCGGGTCATGGATGACATACACGAGGGCACGCGTCTGGCAGCTCAAGGAACAGTTTCAACTCTTAGCAAG ATCTGTGTAAAAGCCTCGTCGAGTGATCATGGGAAGTCTGGTCTAGCTGTTGCGTCTTCCATTTTACCTTTGCTTTTAGAGACCGGAGTTGGTCATACCGTAGCCGACATAAGGAAAGTTAGCATTCAAACTATTTCCGAAATGATTGAGTCTTCGGGATCTCTTATTACCCCGCATTTACCTTCGTTGATTCCGTGTTTATTAAAAGCCACCGGAGAATTGGAGTCTTCTAAACTTTCCTATTTATCCACAAGACTTggagccgaagctgaagctcAAGAAGCTGTTGATTCGATCAGAGCTGAGGCTGCAAAATCTCATCATACCACCGAGACTACAGCTAAG TGTATTCGTCATGTGGATTATGCAGCTCTGGAGAAGATGACACCAGAAATCCTCGAGCTCATCAAGACGAGTATGAATTTGGGAACGAAAATTGCTTGTGCACATTTTGTCTGCTTG GTAAGCATCCGTTTGGGTAAGGAGATGACTCCACTCGTGGGTAAGTACTTGGGGGCCTGTTTCACTGGCCTCAAGGATCGCAATGCCACAGTTAGGAAGTATTACGCAAGTGCACTTGGTCATCTTATGGGCATCGCCAAA gagCAATCTATAAAGAACCTGTTCGTGAAGCTCGATGAGCTGTACACAGAGAATCCTTCGAATCGATCAATTGCCCTGACAATTCAGTCGATAAACAAACGTCATCATGAACTTCTCAAGGACTACACAGAAAGCACTATTCCTTTGATCTTCTATGCCATGCATGAGGAGTCGAATGAGGAGAACAAGAGCAACATCGAGCTATGGAAGGATCTGTGGAATGAAGTGAGTCCTGGCGATGCCGGCATTCGACTGAATTTGAATGTGATCATACCCAAACTCGAGAAGTCCCTGGAAGATCCCAGTTGGTTGAGGAAGGCACAGAGCGCCAATGCCATAAATACCATTGCCAAGCGGTTGAACACCACCCTGGAGGATGCAGAGCGTTTGAGACTTATCAATTTACTTTTGGGTGCTCTCCAAGGGAGGACCTTCCAGGGAAAGGAACGTCTGTTGCAGGCTCTGGCAGGACTTTGCAAGGGTTTGGATAAGAATCATGAAATTTGCAGTAAGATCATCGATGCTGCACTCAAAGAATGCAAAAAGGAGGAGCCTCAATATCGAACCATGGTGCTGTGTTCGTTGGGAGATATTCTCGAGGAACTGGAAGCTGATCGATTCGAGGAGGTTTACAACATGATTTGGTATTTATTGGATAAGAAAGATCTCAAGagcgacgaagacgacgacatGGGTGAGTTGAACGCCGATCAGCGGAATAAGAGAGCGAACCTCTTCAACAAGCTCAAGGAAACTGTCTGCGAAACACTTGGCAAATCCTGGCCAAAGAACTCGGAGACAACTCAAGCCAAGTATCAAGTTCAATTTGCTGAAAGGTGTTCTCAGTGTCTGAAGGACAATACACGTCCAGTTCAGGTTAGTCTGATGATTGCCATGACGAAGTTTGTGGAGAGATTGAAAGTTCTTGAAGCCGAAACGGATGAAAATAAGGAGAAGAAACTGAAGGTGGATTCCTCGAATGATTCGATAAAAGAGAAGATATGCACCGATGTCTTGGGAGCTGTTACTTATGCATCAG gTTTACCTCATACTGGACTGAAGAAAGAATCGTTAAATATTGTCCTCGTTTTGATCAAGAAACTCTCAGAAGCTCACGATGAACGGAATCTTGCTCTTGTAAAGAAAATATTCGATGAATCACTGCAGAGATTTGAAAAGGATTCAGCTCCTGAGGTGCGCTGTCGTATTAAGGACATCGAAGAAAAACTCAGTAAGATTAAAAGTTAG
- the LOC129943532 gene encoding LOW QUALITY PROTEIN: uncharacterized protein LOC129943532 (The sequence of the model RefSeq protein was modified relative to this genomic sequence to represent the inferred CDS: deleted 1 base in 1 codon), with protein sequence MDKFVIRTAKPSTSKSQTQNKSQTTIVEAGSSKRLMDHDSESSSSDDEPTTIIASTQKRYKQKYKSSWEIDYTWLQCVNGSGFCKICFKPLENNKKNLQRHHDSPRHISKVKNEMEMMSIPNLFKQTSVRDSESSKTKAELTCLMFCIKRNLSIVNMDFLPTLISTVCPDSSIAKTIKCGRTKGTSMLNNIVGPFAQSLIIEQLKNTKFSIIIDETTDVSSTKCLVIVTRFFNNVLNKMTDHFFGLVELQLSDSQEIFSSLKLIFEEKNIPLTNILGLATDNASVMSGSIGGVRARFQNANKDIFFLGCTCHSLHLCASAASKKLPEHVEKIVKAIYNYFAHSPKRIGAYKEFQEYFDVKSNSILGLSSTRWLSMEGVVNRILQQWQPLQYYFNLQSFDNQSSCSDITNFLMKPQSKLYLLFLSYILKLINHTTDMYFGIEFQQYLDSQDIVAEDLIVIKSMLLQFYKELCKQIKKRFDFNNKKIQLLKYLDVSQIVGGTMPSILPILDEFPFSSENKEMLNSQWRFLLGNKDLVSKYHDPLDITKFWSGLGSIKNAIGEQFCAELSKYMLMLCSLPHSSAAAERKFSLVNAVKTDLRNSLNTKTLENIILAKELTDPKKNCWEPSDSPGILDFFNQFNFVNGEFKRK encoded by the exons atggacAAATTTGTAATTAGGACTGCAAAGCCAAG CACCAGCAAGTCACAAACGCAAAACAAGTCACAAACTACAATTGTAGAAGCTGGgtctagcaaaagattgat ggaCCATGATTCGGAATCATCATCAAGTGATGATGAACCAACAACAATTATTGCATCGACACAAAAAAGGTACAaacagaaatacaaaagttCTTGGGAGATTGATTATACCTGGTTGCAGTGCGTCAACGGTAGCGGTTTCTGCAAAATCTGTTTTAAACcgcttgaaaataataaaaaaaatctacagaGGCACCATGATTCACCCAGGCACATAAgcaaagttaaaaatgaaatggaaaTGATGTCTATacctaatttgtttaaacaaacaagTGTACGCGATTCAGAAagctcaaaaacaaaagctgaaCTTACTTGTTTGATGTTTTGCATAAAACGCAACTTGTCTATTGTAAATATGGATTTCCTTCCTACCCTAATTTCCACTGTTTGCCCAGACTCATCCATTgcaaaaactattaaatgtgGACGGACCAAAGGAACTTCCATGCTTAATAATATAGTAGGACCATTTGCCCAATCGTTAATAATCGAACAACTTAAGAATACCAAGTTTTCGATTATAATTGATGAGACGACTGATGTCTCCTCTACCAAGTGTTTAGTTATTGTAACTCGgttttttaacaatgttttaaacaaaatgactGACCATTTCTTTGGATTGGTAGAGCTCCAGCTGTCAGAttctcaagaaatattttcaagcctcaaattaattttcgaggaaaaaaatattccacttACGAATATTTTAGGACTAGCAACAGATAATGCTTCTGTTATGTCCGGTAGTATAGGGGGGGTGAGAGCAAGGTTTCAGAATGCAAACAaggatatattttttcttggatGTACGTGCCATTCTTTGCATCTGTGTGCCTCTGCAGCATCCAAAAAATTGCCAGAACATGTTGAAAAGATAGTCAAAGCAATATACAACTATTTTGCTCATAGCCCAAAACGTATTGGTGCATACAAAGAGTTTCAAGAATATTTTGATGTCAAAAGCAACAGTATTTTAGGTTTATCTTCCACACGTTGGCTTTCGATGGAAGGTGTAGTGAATCGTATTTTGCAACAATGGCAGCCcttgcaatattattttaatttacaatctTTCGACAATCAAAGTTCATGTTCGgatataacaaattttttaatgaagccGCAGAGTAAGCtttatcttctttttctgtCCTAcatactaaaattaataaaccacACCAC GGATATGTACTTTGGGATTGAGTTTCAACAGTATCTTGATTCGCAAGATATTGTCGCGGAAGATTTAATCGTGATTAAAAGTATGTTATTACAGTTTTATAAGGAGCtatgtaaacaaattaaaaaacggttcgatttcaacaataaaaaaattcaattacttAAGTATTTAGATGTGAGCCAAATAGTAGGTGGCACTATGCcgtcaattttaccaattttggatGAGTTTCCGTTTTCAAGcgaaaataaagaaatgctTAATAGCCAATGGAGATTTTTGTTGGGTAATAAGGATTTAGTTAGCAAATACCATGATCCATTGGATATAACTAAGTTTTGGTCTGGATTGGGGTCAATTAAAAACGCTATAGGTGAACAATTTTGTGctgaactttcaaaatatatgcTCATGCTTTGCTCATTGCCCCACAGTAGCGCAGCGGCTGAAAGAAAATTCTCATTGGTTAATGCAGTAAAAACTGATTTGCGAAACAGCCTTAACACCAAAActcttgaaaatattattttagctAAAGAACTAACAGACCCCAAAAAGAACTGTTGGGAGCCCTCAGACTCACCAGGCATTCTTgacttttttaatcaatttaactTTGTAAACGGCGAGTTTAAAAGAAAGTAG
- the LOC129943528 gene encoding cytochrome P450 6g1-like, with the protein MALSILLLVLIVTLTIFYLWMKNQYSYWKKKNIPYIKPFPLIGSLKEILTMTSCPAEQLAAVCNDKSVKNHPAFGIYLLNRPILVIKDPALSKLILIKEFNKFSDRFASADPHGDPLAFNNLFFLKGAPWREMRTKVTPVFTSGKLKQMFPLIEEIGFELNEYLCRLTKDNKTSMQEIKEISALFGTDVIASVAFGMYANCLKDENSDFRRNGKPIFKWNTMRAYEFIVMFFFPQLVKLFRAKLFPTEATKFLVDSISFVMADRAKSRIPRNDLIDILVKIKETSEAEGEDLDKKKLIAQAAVFFAAGFETSSSIISFGLHELSRKPELQKRLREEIKESLLENDGKTSYESLNAMKYLDMVVLEVLRMYPPQPFLDRICTLPKGEEEFSLRPHIDLSIPHGMPVFFPLLALQRDPKFFPNPDEFDPERFSPENKPKIIPFSYMPFGVGPHNCIGERLGVFQSKMGIVNFLRSHYVEPCEKSHEKIKLDPKGLLLSAKGGIYVNLVRDSLIC; encoded by the exons ATGGCCCTTAGTATTTTGCTTTTAGTCCTGATAGTCACCCTCACAATATTCTACCTATGGATGAAAAACCAATATTCCTACTGGAAGAAGAAGAACATACCTTACATCAAACCATTTCCATTGATTGGCAGCCTAAAGGAAATTCTCACAATGACGAGTTGTCCAGCTGAACAATTGGCTGCTGTGTGTAACGATAAAAGCGTGAAAAACCATCCTGCTTTTGGAATCTACTTGCTCAATAGAccaattcttgtcataaaagatCCTGCTCTGTCCAAACTTATTCTAATCAAAGAATTCAATAAGTTTTCAGATCGTTTTGCTTCAGCGGATCCTCATGGCGATCCATTGGCATTCAATAATCTATTCTTTCTGAAAGGTGCTCCTTGGAGAGAGATGCGGACCAAAGTGACACCAGTATTTACCAGTGGAAAGTTGAAGCAAATGTTTCCACTAATTGAAGAG ATAGGATTTGAGCTGAATGAGTACCTGTGTCGATTGACTAAAGACAACAAAACTTCTATGCAGGAAATCAAAGAAATCAGCGCCCTCTTTGGAACCGATGTTATTGCATCGGTAGCATTTGGAATGTATGCCAATTGTTTGAAAGATGAAAACAGTGACTTTAGAAGAAATGGAAAACCAATCTTCAAATGGAATACGATGAGAGCTTACGAATTTATTGTCATGTTCTTCTTTCCACAATTGGTTAAATTATTTCGTGCTAAGTTATTCCCTACGGAAGCAACAAAGTTTCTGGTTGACTCCATAAGTTTTGTAATGGCTGATAGAGCAAAATCTAGAATACCCAGAAATGACTTAATTGATATTCTTGTGAAGATAAAAGAGACTTCAGAAGCTGAAGGTGAAGATTTGGATAAGAAGAAGCTAATTGCACAAGCTGCTGTCTTCTTCGCTGCTGGGTTTGAGACTTCTTCGTCGATTATTTCATTTGGATTGCATGAATTGTCAAGGAAACCCGAATTGCAGAAACGTTTGAGAGAAGAAATTAAAGAGTCTCTTCTAGAAAATGATGGCAAAACCAGTTATGAATCCCTCAATGCAATGAAGTATTTGGATATGGTAGTGCTAGAGGTGTTGAGAATGTACCCACCACAACCATTTCTCGATCGAATATGTACTCTGCCCAAAGGTGAGGAGGAGTTCTCGTTGAGACCACACATTGACTTGAGTATTCCACATGGAATGCCAGTTTTTTTTCCACTCCTAGCCCTTCAAAGAGATCCCAAG ttctttCCAAATCCCGATGAATTTGATCCTGAGAGATTTTCCCCCGAAAATAAGCCAAAAATAATACCATTTTCATACATGCCATTTGGGGTTGGACCACACAATTGTATTGGTGAACGATTAGGAGTTTTCCAGTCGAAAATGGGTATTGTTAACTTTCTGAGGAGTCACTATGTGGAACCCTGTGAAAAATCCCacgaaaaaattaaactagATCCTAAAGGTTTGCTATTAAGTGCCAAAGGAGGAATTTATGTCAACTTAGTTAGGGATTCATTGATTTGTTGA